The following nucleotide sequence is from Solanum dulcamara chromosome 7, daSolDulc1.2, whole genome shotgun sequence.
cgaatccaatccatacactttggattctaggcttggtgatgtccatttggacttttGCTTTTGCCACGCTCCCCCTTGTCTTTTGCATGAAGGCCATGTCCAAGTGCAACACTTGTCCCACGTCCGCAAGCAGGAGCATAACAAATTATTTATGGAAACAATGCCATGGGAGCTCCGGGAGTATGACCCACACAGGGAGAATGGGGGTTTCATAGTTTGGATCGAAAGTAGGggtccaaacttgaaatctcataaagacacCATCAATATACATTCGCTTGCTATCTAGTACAGTAGTTCTATCGTGTTCATTATCaaggtcaatatatatatgtctagaatTAAAATGGGTAATCTTGACCTTGCCTCGAAGTTCAGTTTGACTAATGAACTTCTTTCGAATTACCTCCATCTTGGGTATTGGACTGTAGAACTTGCCTATGAGAGTATACTTACATGATTCAGCCATCTTAACCATGTAGTCTTCTCTCTTAAACATGATAGCTGGACAACCTTGTTTTGTCACCCTTTTTGGAGGTGTTAGGTCAATTCTGGTTGTATGCTCGGCTTGTTTAGCTCTTAGTCTTGTGGCCATGGATTGCTTTGCTATAGGGGGTGGAGGATGATTTGTGGTGGTGGGTTGGTTGTTAGGGGACTTAGTCTTAGGAGGTAGCGCACTGGGGGTAAAGGACACTATCggatttttagagttttttgggtcaaatttttggAAATTGGATGAGATGGGGGGAAAGTCTGAAACGGGAGGGTGGTTGGTATGTTTAGGATTAGTGGAGGTGCTAGGATTGCCCAAGGTGGTGATACGATCAACCAAAACAGCTTCGGGCACGATAAGACTGTTTTCGCCCCTAGTGACACAAGTTGGAATTTTAGAATTTGAGTTGGAGGTGCCTAAAAATTGTGTTGTTTGGTTTATTTCGTTCCTAAGAGTATGAGGGTTACTTTTACTTTGAGACTTATTTTGGGCGTTCACCGGAAAGATGGTTCCGGTGGTTTTTTCTTTAGGATCAAGACTAGAATCGACGTTTGAATTGTTGGAGGgatcttttttggaaaaattttgtTCTTGTGGGTTAGTTTGATGCTGGggattaaaattcaattcaaaaatattttttccgaTCGCCGGAGATCCGGCGCCACCACTGGTGTTAGTACTAGACAAATTGGAAACCCTAAAAGTCAAATTCGAATTGAAATGAGGCATACCTGATGGGGCTTTTTGCATTGGTGGACTCCCCTCATTGTGTTGAGCAGTTTGGCATTGCCAATTTTGAGTTTGGGGCTCCGCCGCTGCGCCGCCTCCGGCAGGTGGTGGTGCAACCCTAATTTCCAAATTCAAAGTGTTAGGAGTTGTGGATGATGGGGCTTTTTGGTTAATGGTGTTCCTTGTATGATCATCCACAAAACCCACTGACAATTTCGAGTTTTCACCATCACATGCGGCGGCGCCGCCACTGCCTGAAATCGCCTCACCGCCGGAATTATTCGAATTGATATTCGACAAGTTTGACTTAGAGGATGGTGGCGATTTTTGTATGATTGTACTCGTATTGAGCTCCTCTACAAGATGGCATTGGTCTGGAAGctcgaatgtcgccggaacTCCGACGTCGGAATTCGACAGTGTATCGCCGGCGCCACCGTCGTCCAATGGAGTTGGGCTTTTAGTATGAGGGGCGCCTCGAGGTGGGTTACAAAACCCAGGTGGTGTGCCATCTCGAATGTCGCCGTAAGACGTGCAAATCGCAGTCCGATTGGCTGGCGATTCGCCAGAATTTCCCTGAACAGTCGCAGCTTCGTTTCTCTCAATTGCCACGGTGAAATCACTTGAATTTCTGATATGTTGTAGATTAGATGTTTCTCTAACATCCCCAATTGGTGttttttcaaaacaaatcaCAGAATTTGAATTAAAATCGATTTCTCGATCAACGGCAGCATGTTCTTGGAGAAGATGAACAGTCATCGCGGCTGTTTTTTCAACATTCCCGGAGCTTCGGATGTCGGATTGAGACGATTCCTTTTGCGTTGGATTCGTATCGTCGATATCTACCACTCCATCTTTTGAAGGAAATTTTTGGAGGTCCGGAGGTGGATCCGGCTCCATAACAGCCATAAGCTAAAAATCGTAATCTATATGGAAATGAAAGTTATGCGctttgagagagagagagcaatTTGTCtcgtgttgggagatttggaatgTACAGAGAGGCATCACGATTTTaggtgttgcaggagtattacagtcgaagaggttaagggtgttgtgcaTAGGATACGCAGCGGAAAAGCAACCAGACCCGATGAGatccctggggaattttggaagagtgcgagctctataggtttggagtggctgactaggttatttaatgtcatctttgagACGGCAATGATGCCCGAAGAATAGAGGTCGAGTATAATTATCCCTCTGTACAAAAACTAGAGAGATATCCAGAGCTgtaacaactatagaggtatcaagctccTAATCCAtactatgaaaatatgagagagagtggtggagatgaagGCGAGGAGAGgcatgtctatttcagagaactagTTCGAATTTATGCCgagacgctcaactacagaagccatccatcttatgaggaggttggtggagcagtatagggagtgGAAGatggacttgcatatggtattcattgacctagaaaaggcttatgataaagttccatgagaggtactatggagatgtttggaggctaaagatgtacctgtggagtacattagggtgatcaaggacatgtatgagggtgccaaaactagggtaaggacaataggaggggactcagagcactttccacttgtgatggggttgcatcaaggatcaactcttagttcgtttttatttgccttggcgATGGATAGATTGATGAGACAAAtccaaggtgaggtgccatggtgcaTGCTGTTTgcagatgacatagtcctgatcgatgagactcgtagcggtgttaatgctaagctggaggattggagacaaaccttggagtctaaagggtttaagttgagtaggactaagacagagtacttagagt
It contains:
- the LOC129894642 gene encoding uncharacterized protein LOC129894642, with protein sequence MAVMEPDPPPDLQKFPSKDGVVDIDDTNPTQKESSQSDIRSSGNVEKTAAMTVHLLQEHAAVDREIDFNSNSVICFEKTPIGDVRETSNLQHIRNSSDFTVAIERNEAATVQGNSGESPANRTAICTSYGDIRDGTPPGFCNPPRGAPHTKSPTPLDDGGAGDTLSNSDVGVPATFELPDQCHLVEELNTSTIIQKSPPSSKSNLSNINSNNSGGEAISGSGGAAACDGENSKLSVGFVDDHTRNTINQKAPSSTTPNTLNLEIRVAPPPAGGGAAAEPQTQNWQCQTAQHNEGSPPMQKAPSGMPHFNSNLTFRVSNLSSTNTSGGAGSPAIGKNIFELNFNPQHQTNPQEQNFSKKDPSNNSNVDSSLDPKEKTTGTIFPVNAQNKSQSKSNPHTLRNEINQTTQFLGTSNSNSKIPTCVTRGENSLIVPEAVLVDRITTLGNPSTSTNPKHTNHPPVSDFPPISSNFQKFDPKNSKNPIVSFTPSALPPKTKSPNNQPTTTNHPPPPIAKQSMATRLRAKQAEHTTRIDLTPPKRVTKQGCPAIMFKREDYMVKMAESCKYTLIGKFYSPIPKMEVPLEETTTTNQEGSRKAQEDSTNQNRNQISNNQWETQKRRNFKGKTQTVQNTQTIQGNTQQHEHQPGIDSMLPIPHGSPSSFNVLNVLTAAAEVVNGGEDGGIQEKPTNLQEGHSSSQHVNKRDSVDAQTMASKLPPAVTIGCETTVDSGRLSSPSLRTEQQQFRSVDVGANQSQKMTQQVAQNLVHNRATQMQKQRPADAPIPTKKMTNTAAPYQPQNSQENRVHNKATQMQGSRPAAAGLEQNLHGFGPISASTLKEKSVQVVAPKLISIQHNSQGVDHTENVENDQHYGCSFSITSSDQTSSLSSHQVQHSNSKQKDNATISGIEFSASPSPYNQQATSKTLRKKRTRKKKQEKKQEAATPTPPTTADTGGKDNNGKVFSNSCSQYVLLDQSTPIRSPDFSCEDPLNLTPLNIQPAPFTQPENATNILCTNNDAQTSTPDSDDEYGVIHSEDEYDQDFQGEVELENEEETDEQSNSIATPSKTTTKVTNDEMNQLANKQGLSPRGIHHNPKFTTIHAPISRPNTRLHNLRSHQ